The Bombus huntii isolate Logan2020A chromosome 11, iyBomHunt1.1, whole genome shotgun sequence genome includes a window with the following:
- the LOC126871486 gene encoding poly(ADP-ribose) glycohydrolase-like isoform X3, which translates to MSIDVNGPEPLDDVPEWKGVSMDEIRKGLGVYDSQELPPICPSPSHIVLISLPLPARGTPKPYPTHQVEKWCQDYVRMPHSKRSVYPIDENGSRRCRNRWEIIQESLLQSFVSTHQLENAILSYNHTYAQRWDFTALHHFFSEVLDEDETNNFFETLMPKMVQLALQLPVLVTSSVPLLKRHTNGTISLSQLQIASLLANAFFCTFPRRNSTNPQSEYGRYPYINFNRLFSAYKEEKWNKCESVMEKMKCIFHYFRRVTSKAPEGVVTIQRRYIPKSDCPKWDEQVQKLLPLHTTSKGTIEAEGTGFLQVDFANRYVGGGVLGLGCVQEEIRFVICPELMVTMLVTEELDDTEALIVSGIERYSKYKGYSNSFKWMGDYVDETPKDSSGRRLTSIVAIDALYFTHSEAQFNINNIIRELNKAYVGFVGCEGSKNNLPPIATGNWGCGAFRGNPKLKVLLQLMAAAVAGRSMVYFTFGDTNLRDDIAEIYMHFVKHETNIAHIFSLLVQYQEFASTRNSDFYRFLYNRSKIKPITQHFSKNVHTKISTTKEVFRKSKCVNNGEKRLFHLDVKKYPQIEEEKIQDWLTNVDEDGIDKKKTEILKEEYVDVKRTVEKEQIQGKDNIKKKEGQIHDRDSTEKKKKSSLWRLLEDTAQAKTIQEHRLSGLELLDSKQELISQYLDNGCSKSTKDESRQSIPISTDSHNIQESTQTLSEISVPSHKHESPTKKVGQRKISDFFQSTS; encoded by the exons ATGTCTATTGATGTTAATGGACCAGAACCTTTGGATGATGTACCTGAATGGAAAGGTGTGAGCATGGATGAGATACGTAAAGGTCTAGGTGTATATGATAGCCAGGAGTTACCACCTATTTGCCCTTCTCCATCTCATATAGTATTAATATCG ttGCCATTACCGGCACGTGGAACGCCAAAACCATATCCTACTCATCAAGTAGAAAAATGGTGTCAAGATTATGTTAGGATGCCGCATTCAAAACGTAGTGTGTATCCGATAGATGAG aatGGATCTCGACGTTGTCGAAACAGATGGGAAATAATACAGGAATCATTACTTCAAAGTTTTGTTTCGACTCATCAGTTAGAAAATGCAATACTTTCTTATAATCACACATATGCACAGCGTTGGGATTTTACTGCACTGCATCATTTTTTTTCTGAG gTACTTGATGAagatgaaacaaataatttctttgaaaCTTTGATGCCAAAGATGGTTCAGCTTGCTTTGCAACTTCCTGTTTTGGTAACTAGTTCAGTGCCTCTTTTGAAACGTCACACTAATGGCACAATCAGTCTTAGCCAGTTACAAATAGCCTCTTTATTAGCTAATGCATTTTTCTGTACATTTCCAAGACGTAACTCAACTAATCCGCAATCTGAATATGGAAGATATCCATACATCAATTTCAATAG GTTGTTTTCAGCATATAAAGAGGAAAAATGGAATAAGTGTGAATCTGTAATGGAGAAGATGAAatgtatatttcattattttcggAGAGTAACATCTAAAG CCCCAGAAGGTGTGGTAACAATACAACGGCGTTATATTCCTAAATCTGATTGCCCAAAATGGGATGAACAAGTACAAAAACTATTACCCTTACATACTACAAGTAAAGGGACAATAGAAGCAGAAGGAACTGGATTTTTGCAAGTGGATTTTGCGAATAG ATATGTAGGTGGTGGAGTTCTTGGTTTAGGATGTGTACAAGAAGAGATAAGATTTGTAATTTGTCCTGAATTGATGGTAACAATGCTTGTTACAGAAGAATTAGACGATACTGAAGCATTAATTGTCAGTGGTATTGAAAGATATAGTAAATACAAAGGTTATAGTAACAGCTTTAAATGGATGGGAGACTATGTTGATGAAACACCTAAAGATAGCAGTGGAAGACGATTAACATCTATTGTTGCGATCGATGCCCTGTATTTTACGCACTCAGAAGCGCAAtttaacataaataatataataagagAACTTAATAAG GCATATGTTGGATTTGTCGGTTGTGAAGGTAGTAAAAACAACCTGCCACCTATTGCAACCGGGAATTGGGGATGCGGTGCATTTCGTGGAAATCCAAAACTGAAAGTTTTATTGCAGTTAATGGCAGCAGCTGTAGCAGGTCGATCAATGGTTTACTTTACCTTTGGAGACACAAATTTACGAGATGACATTGCTGAAATCTACATGCATTTTGTAAAACATGAAACAAATATAG ctcacattttttcattattgGTGCAGTATCAAGAATTTGCTTCAACAAGAAATTCAGATTTCTATCGTTTTTTATATAATCGAAGTAAAATAAAACCAATTACTCAACATTTCAGTAAAAATGTTCACACAAAAATTTCTACAACAAAAGAAGTTTTTAGAAAAAGTAAATGCGTTAATAACGGAGAAAAGAGATTATTTCATTTGGATGTTAAGAAGTATCCGCaaatagaagaagaaaaaatacaagATTGGTTAACAAATGTTGATGAAGATGGtatagataaaaagaaaacagagaTTTTAAAGGAAGAATATGTAGATGTTAAAAGAACTGTAGAAAAAGAACAGATTCAGGGtaaagataatataaaaaaaaaagaagggcAAATTCACGATAGGGATAgtacagagaaaaaaaagaaatcatcTTTATGGAGACTTTTAGAGGATACCGCGCAAGCTAAAACAATTCAAGAACATCGATTATCTGGTTTGGAATTATTAGATTCAAAGCAAGAGCTTATTTCACAATATTTAGATAATGGTTGCAGTAAATCGACTAAAGATGAAAGTCGTCAGTCAATACCGATATCTACAGACTCGCATAATATACAGGAATCAACTCAAACTTTAAGTGAAATCTCTGTACCTTCACATAAACACGAATCGCCAACCAAGAAAGTTGgacaaagaaaaatttcagACTTTTTCCAATCAACAAGTTAA
- the LOC126871486 gene encoding poly(ADP-ribose) glycohydrolase-like isoform X4 produces MDEIRKGLGVYDSQELPPICPSPSHIVLISLPLPARGTPKPYPTHQVEKWCQDYVRMPHSKRSVYPIDENGSRRCRNRWEIIQESLLQSFVSTHQLENAILSYNHTYAQRWDFTALHHFFSEVLDEDETNNFFETLMPKMVQLALQLPVLVTSSVPLLKRHTNGTISLSQLQIASLLANAFFCTFPRRNSTNPQSEYGRYPYINFNRLFSAYKEEKWNKCESVMEKMKCIFHYFRRVTSKAPEGVVTIQRRYIPKSDCPKWDEQVQKLLPLHTTSKGTIEAEGTGFLQVDFANRYVGGGVLGLGCVQEEIRFVICPELMVTMLVTEELDDTEALIVSGIERYSKYKGYSNSFKWMGDYVDETPKDSSGRRLTSIVAIDALYFTHSEAQFNINNIIRELNKAYVGFVGCEGSKNNLPPIATGNWGCGAFRGNPKLKVLLQLMAAAVAGRSMVYFTFGDTNLRDDIAEIYMHFVKHETNIAHIFSLLVQYQEFASTRNSDFYRFLYNRSKIKPITQHFSKNVHTKISTTKEVFRKSKCVNNGEKRLFHLDVKKYPQIEEEKIQDWLTNVDEDGIDKKKTEILKEEYVDVKRTVEKEQIQGKDNIKKKEGQIHDRDSTEKKKKSSLWRLLEDTAQAKTIQEHRLSGLELLDSKQELISQYLDNGCSKSTKDESRQSIPISTDSHNIQESTQTLSEISVPSHKHESPTKKVGQRKISDFFQSTS; encoded by the exons ATGGATGAGATACGTAAAGGTCTAGGTGTATATGATAGCCAGGAGTTACCACCTATTTGCCCTTCTCCATCTCATATAGTATTAATATCG ttGCCATTACCGGCACGTGGAACGCCAAAACCATATCCTACTCATCAAGTAGAAAAATGGTGTCAAGATTATGTTAGGATGCCGCATTCAAAACGTAGTGTGTATCCGATAGATGAG aatGGATCTCGACGTTGTCGAAACAGATGGGAAATAATACAGGAATCATTACTTCAAAGTTTTGTTTCGACTCATCAGTTAGAAAATGCAATACTTTCTTATAATCACACATATGCACAGCGTTGGGATTTTACTGCACTGCATCATTTTTTTTCTGAG gTACTTGATGAagatgaaacaaataatttctttgaaaCTTTGATGCCAAAGATGGTTCAGCTTGCTTTGCAACTTCCTGTTTTGGTAACTAGTTCAGTGCCTCTTTTGAAACGTCACACTAATGGCACAATCAGTCTTAGCCAGTTACAAATAGCCTCTTTATTAGCTAATGCATTTTTCTGTACATTTCCAAGACGTAACTCAACTAATCCGCAATCTGAATATGGAAGATATCCATACATCAATTTCAATAG GTTGTTTTCAGCATATAAAGAGGAAAAATGGAATAAGTGTGAATCTGTAATGGAGAAGATGAAatgtatatttcattattttcggAGAGTAACATCTAAAG CCCCAGAAGGTGTGGTAACAATACAACGGCGTTATATTCCTAAATCTGATTGCCCAAAATGGGATGAACAAGTACAAAAACTATTACCCTTACATACTACAAGTAAAGGGACAATAGAAGCAGAAGGAACTGGATTTTTGCAAGTGGATTTTGCGAATAG ATATGTAGGTGGTGGAGTTCTTGGTTTAGGATGTGTACAAGAAGAGATAAGATTTGTAATTTGTCCTGAATTGATGGTAACAATGCTTGTTACAGAAGAATTAGACGATACTGAAGCATTAATTGTCAGTGGTATTGAAAGATATAGTAAATACAAAGGTTATAGTAACAGCTTTAAATGGATGGGAGACTATGTTGATGAAACACCTAAAGATAGCAGTGGAAGACGATTAACATCTATTGTTGCGATCGATGCCCTGTATTTTACGCACTCAGAAGCGCAAtttaacataaataatataataagagAACTTAATAAG GCATATGTTGGATTTGTCGGTTGTGAAGGTAGTAAAAACAACCTGCCACCTATTGCAACCGGGAATTGGGGATGCGGTGCATTTCGTGGAAATCCAAAACTGAAAGTTTTATTGCAGTTAATGGCAGCAGCTGTAGCAGGTCGATCAATGGTTTACTTTACCTTTGGAGACACAAATTTACGAGATGACATTGCTGAAATCTACATGCATTTTGTAAAACATGAAACAAATATAG ctcacattttttcattattgGTGCAGTATCAAGAATTTGCTTCAACAAGAAATTCAGATTTCTATCGTTTTTTATATAATCGAAGTAAAATAAAACCAATTACTCAACATTTCAGTAAAAATGTTCACACAAAAATTTCTACAACAAAAGAAGTTTTTAGAAAAAGTAAATGCGTTAATAACGGAGAAAAGAGATTATTTCATTTGGATGTTAAGAAGTATCCGCaaatagaagaagaaaaaatacaagATTGGTTAACAAATGTTGATGAAGATGGtatagataaaaagaaaacagagaTTTTAAAGGAAGAATATGTAGATGTTAAAAGAACTGTAGAAAAAGAACAGATTCAGGGtaaagataatataaaaaaaaaagaagggcAAATTCACGATAGGGATAgtacagagaaaaaaaagaaatcatcTTTATGGAGACTTTTAGAGGATACCGCGCAAGCTAAAACAATTCAAGAACATCGATTATCTGGTTTGGAATTATTAGATTCAAAGCAAGAGCTTATTTCACAATATTTAGATAATGGTTGCAGTAAATCGACTAAAGATGAAAGTCGTCAGTCAATACCGATATCTACAGACTCGCATAATATACAGGAATCAACTCAAACTTTAAGTGAAATCTCTGTACCTTCACATAAACACGAATCGCCAACCAAGAAAGTTGgacaaagaaaaatttcagACTTTTTCCAATCAACAAGTTAA
- the LOC126871486 gene encoding poly(ADP-ribose) glycohydrolase-like isoform X2: MELYTQSSSMSIDVNGPEPLDDVPEWKGVSMDEIRKGLGVYDSQELPPICPSPSHIVLISLPLPARGTPKPYPTHQVEKWCQDYVRMPHSKRSVYPIDENGSRRCRNRWEIIQESLLQSFVSTHQLENAILSYNHTYAQRWDFTALHHFFSEVLDEDETNNFFETLMPKMVQLALQLPVLVTSSVPLLKRHTNGTISLSQLQIASLLANAFFCTFPRRNSTNPQSEYGRYPYINFNRLFSAYKEEKWNKCESVMEKMKCIFHYFRRVTSKAPEGVVTIQRRYIPKSDCPKWDEQVQKLLPLHTTSKGTIEAEGTGFLQVDFANRYVGGGVLGLGCVQEEIRFVICPELMVTMLVTEELDDTEALIVSGIERYSKYKGYSNSFKWMGDYVDETPKDSSGRRLTSIVAIDALYFTHSEAQFNINNIIRELNKAYVGFVGCEGSKNNLPPIATGNWGCGAFRGNPKLKVLLQLMAAAVAGRSMVYFTFGDTNLRDDIAEIYMHFVKHETNIAHIFSLLVQYQEFASTRNSDFYRFLYNRSKIKPITQHFSKNVHTKISTTKEVFRKSKCVNNGEKRLFHLDVKKYPQIEEEKIQDWLTNVDEDGIDKKKTEILKEEYVDVKRTVEKEQIQGKDNIKKKEGQIHDRDSTEKKKKSSLWRLLEDTAQAKTIQEHRLSGLELLDSKQELISQYLDNGCSKSTKDESRQSIPISTDSHNIQESTQTLSEISVPSHKHESPTKKVGQRKISDFFQSTS, translated from the exons ATGGAATTATATACACAAT CAAGCTCAATGTCTATTGATGTTAATGGACCAGAACCTTTGGATGATGTACCTGAATGGAAAGGTGTGAGCATGGATGAGATACGTAAAGGTCTAGGTGTATATGATAGCCAGGAGTTACCACCTATTTGCCCTTCTCCATCTCATATAGTATTAATATCG ttGCCATTACCGGCACGTGGAACGCCAAAACCATATCCTACTCATCAAGTAGAAAAATGGTGTCAAGATTATGTTAGGATGCCGCATTCAAAACGTAGTGTGTATCCGATAGATGAG aatGGATCTCGACGTTGTCGAAACAGATGGGAAATAATACAGGAATCATTACTTCAAAGTTTTGTTTCGACTCATCAGTTAGAAAATGCAATACTTTCTTATAATCACACATATGCACAGCGTTGGGATTTTACTGCACTGCATCATTTTTTTTCTGAG gTACTTGATGAagatgaaacaaataatttctttgaaaCTTTGATGCCAAAGATGGTTCAGCTTGCTTTGCAACTTCCTGTTTTGGTAACTAGTTCAGTGCCTCTTTTGAAACGTCACACTAATGGCACAATCAGTCTTAGCCAGTTACAAATAGCCTCTTTATTAGCTAATGCATTTTTCTGTACATTTCCAAGACGTAACTCAACTAATCCGCAATCTGAATATGGAAGATATCCATACATCAATTTCAATAG GTTGTTTTCAGCATATAAAGAGGAAAAATGGAATAAGTGTGAATCTGTAATGGAGAAGATGAAatgtatatttcattattttcggAGAGTAACATCTAAAG CCCCAGAAGGTGTGGTAACAATACAACGGCGTTATATTCCTAAATCTGATTGCCCAAAATGGGATGAACAAGTACAAAAACTATTACCCTTACATACTACAAGTAAAGGGACAATAGAAGCAGAAGGAACTGGATTTTTGCAAGTGGATTTTGCGAATAG ATATGTAGGTGGTGGAGTTCTTGGTTTAGGATGTGTACAAGAAGAGATAAGATTTGTAATTTGTCCTGAATTGATGGTAACAATGCTTGTTACAGAAGAATTAGACGATACTGAAGCATTAATTGTCAGTGGTATTGAAAGATATAGTAAATACAAAGGTTATAGTAACAGCTTTAAATGGATGGGAGACTATGTTGATGAAACACCTAAAGATAGCAGTGGAAGACGATTAACATCTATTGTTGCGATCGATGCCCTGTATTTTACGCACTCAGAAGCGCAAtttaacataaataatataataagagAACTTAATAAG GCATATGTTGGATTTGTCGGTTGTGAAGGTAGTAAAAACAACCTGCCACCTATTGCAACCGGGAATTGGGGATGCGGTGCATTTCGTGGAAATCCAAAACTGAAAGTTTTATTGCAGTTAATGGCAGCAGCTGTAGCAGGTCGATCAATGGTTTACTTTACCTTTGGAGACACAAATTTACGAGATGACATTGCTGAAATCTACATGCATTTTGTAAAACATGAAACAAATATAG ctcacattttttcattattgGTGCAGTATCAAGAATTTGCTTCAACAAGAAATTCAGATTTCTATCGTTTTTTATATAATCGAAGTAAAATAAAACCAATTACTCAACATTTCAGTAAAAATGTTCACACAAAAATTTCTACAACAAAAGAAGTTTTTAGAAAAAGTAAATGCGTTAATAACGGAGAAAAGAGATTATTTCATTTGGATGTTAAGAAGTATCCGCaaatagaagaagaaaaaatacaagATTGGTTAACAAATGTTGATGAAGATGGtatagataaaaagaaaacagagaTTTTAAAGGAAGAATATGTAGATGTTAAAAGAACTGTAGAAAAAGAACAGATTCAGGGtaaagataatataaaaaaaaaagaagggcAAATTCACGATAGGGATAgtacagagaaaaaaaagaaatcatcTTTATGGAGACTTTTAGAGGATACCGCGCAAGCTAAAACAATTCAAGAACATCGATTATCTGGTTTGGAATTATTAGATTCAAAGCAAGAGCTTATTTCACAATATTTAGATAATGGTTGCAGTAAATCGACTAAAGATGAAAGTCGTCAGTCAATACCGATATCTACAGACTCGCATAATATACAGGAATCAACTCAAACTTTAAGTGAAATCTCTGTACCTTCACATAAACACGAATCGCCAACCAAGAAAGTTGgacaaagaaaaatttcagACTTTTTCCAATCAACAAGTTAA
- the LOC126871486 gene encoding poly(ADP-ribose) glycohydrolase-like isoform X1, with product MSDPGFSFDEETLSPDIFNDIDNVTNNPVNSDDSSSMSIDVNGPEPLDDVPEWKGVSMDEIRKGLGVYDSQELPPICPSPSHIVLISLPLPARGTPKPYPTHQVEKWCQDYVRMPHSKRSVYPIDENGSRRCRNRWEIIQESLLQSFVSTHQLENAILSYNHTYAQRWDFTALHHFFSEVLDEDETNNFFETLMPKMVQLALQLPVLVTSSVPLLKRHTNGTISLSQLQIASLLANAFFCTFPRRNSTNPQSEYGRYPYINFNRLFSAYKEEKWNKCESVMEKMKCIFHYFRRVTSKAPEGVVTIQRRYIPKSDCPKWDEQVQKLLPLHTTSKGTIEAEGTGFLQVDFANRYVGGGVLGLGCVQEEIRFVICPELMVTMLVTEELDDTEALIVSGIERYSKYKGYSNSFKWMGDYVDETPKDSSGRRLTSIVAIDALYFTHSEAQFNINNIIRELNKAYVGFVGCEGSKNNLPPIATGNWGCGAFRGNPKLKVLLQLMAAAVAGRSMVYFTFGDTNLRDDIAEIYMHFVKHETNIAHIFSLLVQYQEFASTRNSDFYRFLYNRSKIKPITQHFSKNVHTKISTTKEVFRKSKCVNNGEKRLFHLDVKKYPQIEEEKIQDWLTNVDEDGIDKKKTEILKEEYVDVKRTVEKEQIQGKDNIKKKEGQIHDRDSTEKKKKSSLWRLLEDTAQAKTIQEHRLSGLELLDSKQELISQYLDNGCSKSTKDESRQSIPISTDSHNIQESTQTLSEISVPSHKHESPTKKVGQRKISDFFQSTS from the exons ATGTCGGATCCTGGATTCTCGTTTGACGAAGAAACGCTATCTCCGGATATCTTCAATGATATAGATAACGTGACAAATAACCCTGTAAATTCTGATGATT CAAGCTCAATGTCTATTGATGTTAATGGACCAGAACCTTTGGATGATGTACCTGAATGGAAAGGTGTGAGCATGGATGAGATACGTAAAGGTCTAGGTGTATATGATAGCCAGGAGTTACCACCTATTTGCCCTTCTCCATCTCATATAGTATTAATATCG ttGCCATTACCGGCACGTGGAACGCCAAAACCATATCCTACTCATCAAGTAGAAAAATGGTGTCAAGATTATGTTAGGATGCCGCATTCAAAACGTAGTGTGTATCCGATAGATGAG aatGGATCTCGACGTTGTCGAAACAGATGGGAAATAATACAGGAATCATTACTTCAAAGTTTTGTTTCGACTCATCAGTTAGAAAATGCAATACTTTCTTATAATCACACATATGCACAGCGTTGGGATTTTACTGCACTGCATCATTTTTTTTCTGAG gTACTTGATGAagatgaaacaaataatttctttgaaaCTTTGATGCCAAAGATGGTTCAGCTTGCTTTGCAACTTCCTGTTTTGGTAACTAGTTCAGTGCCTCTTTTGAAACGTCACACTAATGGCACAATCAGTCTTAGCCAGTTACAAATAGCCTCTTTATTAGCTAATGCATTTTTCTGTACATTTCCAAGACGTAACTCAACTAATCCGCAATCTGAATATGGAAGATATCCATACATCAATTTCAATAG GTTGTTTTCAGCATATAAAGAGGAAAAATGGAATAAGTGTGAATCTGTAATGGAGAAGATGAAatgtatatttcattattttcggAGAGTAACATCTAAAG CCCCAGAAGGTGTGGTAACAATACAACGGCGTTATATTCCTAAATCTGATTGCCCAAAATGGGATGAACAAGTACAAAAACTATTACCCTTACATACTACAAGTAAAGGGACAATAGAAGCAGAAGGAACTGGATTTTTGCAAGTGGATTTTGCGAATAG ATATGTAGGTGGTGGAGTTCTTGGTTTAGGATGTGTACAAGAAGAGATAAGATTTGTAATTTGTCCTGAATTGATGGTAACAATGCTTGTTACAGAAGAATTAGACGATACTGAAGCATTAATTGTCAGTGGTATTGAAAGATATAGTAAATACAAAGGTTATAGTAACAGCTTTAAATGGATGGGAGACTATGTTGATGAAACACCTAAAGATAGCAGTGGAAGACGATTAACATCTATTGTTGCGATCGATGCCCTGTATTTTACGCACTCAGAAGCGCAAtttaacataaataatataataagagAACTTAATAAG GCATATGTTGGATTTGTCGGTTGTGAAGGTAGTAAAAACAACCTGCCACCTATTGCAACCGGGAATTGGGGATGCGGTGCATTTCGTGGAAATCCAAAACTGAAAGTTTTATTGCAGTTAATGGCAGCAGCTGTAGCAGGTCGATCAATGGTTTACTTTACCTTTGGAGACACAAATTTACGAGATGACATTGCTGAAATCTACATGCATTTTGTAAAACATGAAACAAATATAG ctcacattttttcattattgGTGCAGTATCAAGAATTTGCTTCAACAAGAAATTCAGATTTCTATCGTTTTTTATATAATCGAAGTAAAATAAAACCAATTACTCAACATTTCAGTAAAAATGTTCACACAAAAATTTCTACAACAAAAGAAGTTTTTAGAAAAAGTAAATGCGTTAATAACGGAGAAAAGAGATTATTTCATTTGGATGTTAAGAAGTATCCGCaaatagaagaagaaaaaatacaagATTGGTTAACAAATGTTGATGAAGATGGtatagataaaaagaaaacagagaTTTTAAAGGAAGAATATGTAGATGTTAAAAGAACTGTAGAAAAAGAACAGATTCAGGGtaaagataatataaaaaaaaaagaagggcAAATTCACGATAGGGATAgtacagagaaaaaaaagaaatcatcTTTATGGAGACTTTTAGAGGATACCGCGCAAGCTAAAACAATTCAAGAACATCGATTATCTGGTTTGGAATTATTAGATTCAAAGCAAGAGCTTATTTCACAATATTTAGATAATGGTTGCAGTAAATCGACTAAAGATGAAAGTCGTCAGTCAATACCGATATCTACAGACTCGCATAATATACAGGAATCAACTCAAACTTTAAGTGAAATCTCTGTACCTTCACATAAACACGAATCGCCAACCAAGAAAGTTGgacaaagaaaaatttcagACTTTTTCCAATCAACAAGTTAA